The DNA sequence ATGTCGGTGGTTCTGAGACTCTAATTGGTTTTCATTCATTCACTCATGTTCATTGATGAGATAAAAATTTACGCTCGGGCGGGTCACGGCGGCAAAGGCTGCGTGGCTTTTCACCGTGAAGCATATATTACCAAAGGCGGCCCCAGCGGCGGGAATGGAGGGCGCGGAGGAAATGTCATCCTTCAGGCGGACCATGACCTTAACAACCTAATCCATCAGTTTTATAATCCTCGCCTCATAGCGGAAACGGGGGAAGCGGGTATGGGTAAGGGCATGGATGGCCACGCAGGTAAAGACATTATCGTTAAAGTTCCCTGCGGAACACTCGTTTGGCGTCTTCCTGAGCATTTACAGCCTCAAAAACCAGTCGAGGACGAAGATGAAGATGAGCAGGAAACCGAAACTCCCAGGCTAAAAACTGCAAAGCGCCCGGTCATTCGCCACTCAGGGACCGAGCGTGCTCTGGAAATTAATTTGGAAGAGGAAGGCGATGAAGAGGAAAAAGTTGGCTCCGCTCCTTCTAATGAAGGTGAAGAGTTGGTGGCCGATCTTACGGTTGATGGACAACAGTTCGTCCTCTGCAAAGGTGGTCGTGGTGGCTTGGGAAATCGCAATTTTGCCACTGCCCGTCACCAAACGCCCCGTTTT is a window from the Pedosphaera parvula Ellin514 genome containing:
- a CDS encoding Obg family GTPase, whose protein sequence is MFIDEIKIYARAGHGGKGCVAFHREAYITKGGPSGGNGGRGGNVILQADHDLNNLIHQFYNPRLIAETGEAGMGKGMDGHAGKDIIVKVPCGTLVWRLPEHLQPQKPVEDEDEDEQETETPRLKTAKRPVIRHSGTERALEINLEEEGDEEEKVGSAPSNEGEELVADLTVDGQQFVLCKGGRGGLGNRNFATARHQTPRFAQPGEPGDEGNYRLELRLIAEVGLVGYPNAGKSTLLTAISRARPKIAPYPFTTLHPQIGIVEYADFARLTVCDVPGLIEGAHNNVGLGHAFLRHIERCKILVLLIDMAGTDNRAPWDDYKQLLSELELHDPTLLEKPRLVVANKMDEAVAEENLKIFKRKIRKTPVLPIAAAFDEGVEKFKLTIREAVEAAKEPQK